Within Streptomyces albofaciens JCM 4342, the genomic segment CCAGCCGTCCGCCGCGGACCTGCACCACGTCATCGAGGTACGCGGCGCGCGGGAGAACAACCTGGCCGATGTGTCCCTGGATCTGCCCAAGCGGCGCCTCACCGTCTTCACCGGGGTCTCCGGGTCGGGCAAGTCCTCGCTCGTCTTCGGAACCATCGCCGCCGAGGCGCAGCGGCTGATCAACGAGACGTACACCGCGTTCGTCCAGTCGTTCATGCCCAGCATGGGCCGCCCGGACGTGGACGCGCTGCGCAACCTGAGCGCCGCCATCATCGTCGACCAGGAGCGGATGGGCGCCAACTCCCGCTCCACGGTGGGCACCGCGACCGACGCGTACACCATGCTGCGCATCGTCTTCAGCCGCCTAGCCACCCCGCACATCGGCACCTCCTCCGCCTTCAGTTTCAACAGCGCCGAGGGCATGTGCCCCGCGTGCGAGGGCCTGGGCCAGGTGTCGGAGATCGACGTGGACCAGCTCGTGGACCGCGAGCGCTCCCTGGAGCAGGGCGCCATCACGGTGCCCAACTTCGCCGTCGGCTCCTGGTACTGGCAGGTCATGGCGGGCTCCGGATTCTTCCCCGTGGACAAGAAGCTCAAGGACTTCACCGAGCGGGAATGGCAGGACTTCCTGCACAAGCCCGCGACCAAGGTGAAGGAGGGCACGCTCAACACGACGTACGAAGGGCTCGTGACCAAGGTCCGGCGGCTGTTCCTGGGCAAGGACCGGGACGCGCTGCAGCCGCACATCCGGGCCTTCGTCGACCGGGCCGTGGCCTTCACCGGGTGCCGCGCCTGCGACGGCACCCGGCTGAGCGCCGCGGCCCGGTCCGCCACCATCGACGGCGTCAGCATCGCCCAGTGCTCGGCGATGCAGATCAGCGACCTGGCCGCGTTCCTGCGCTCGGTCGAGGACCCCTCCGTGGCGCCGCTGCTCGCCACCTTGCGGCACCTGCTCGACTCCCTCGTGGAGATCGGCCTCGGCTACCTCTCGCTCGACCGCCCGGCCGGCACGCTCTCCGGCGGCGAGGCGCAGCGCGTGAAGATGGTGCGCCACCTCGGCTCCAGCCTCAGCGACGTCACCTACGTCTTCGACGAGCCGACCACCGGCCTGCACCCGCACGACGTCCAGCGCATGAACGATCTGCTGCTGCGCCTGCGCGACAAGGGCAACACGGTCCTCGTCGTCGAGCACAAGCCCGAGGTCATCAGCATCGCGGACCACGTGGTCGACCTGGGGCCGGGCGCCGGTACGGACGGCGGGCGGATCTGCTACTCGGGGGACGTGGCCGGCCTGCGTGCCTCCGGGACACTGACCGGGCGCTATCTGGGGCACCGGGCGCGGCTGCGCGAGCGGGTGCGCACACCGCGCGGCGCCCTGGCGATCGAGGGCGCTGACCTGCACAACCTGCGAGATGTGCGCGTGGACATACCCCTGGGCGTGCTCACCGTCGTCACCGGCGTCGCGGGCTCCGGCAAGAGTTCGCTCATCCACGGGTACGTCGCCGGACGCGAGGGCGTCGCCGTCGCCGACCAGTCGCCGATCCGCGGCTCGCGCCGCTCCAACCCGGCCACCTACACCGGTCTGCTCGGCCCGATCCGTACCGCCTTCGCCAAGGCCAACGGCGTCAAGGCGGCCCTCTTCAGCGCCAACTCGGAAGGCGCCTGCCCGCACTGCCACGGCATCGGGCTCGTCTACACCGACCTCGCGATGATGGCCGGGGTGGCGTCGGTGTGCGAGGAGTGCCAGGGCAAGCGCTTCACGCCGAAGGTGCTCACCTACCAGCTGCGCGGCAAGGACATCAGCGAGGTGCTGGCGATGTCCGTCGCCCAGGCGTACGACTTCTTCCCGACCGGTCAGGCGCACGCCGTCCTGGGGCGGCTCAACGACGTGGGGCTGGGATATCTGCGCCTCGGCCAGCCGCTCAACACCCTCTCGGGCGGCGAGCGGCAGCGCCTCAAGCTGGCCACCCACATGAACGAAAAGGCCACGACGTACGTCCTGGACGAGCCGACCACCGGCCTGCACATGGCCGACGTGGACCAGCTGCTCGCCCTGCTGGACCGCCTGGTGGACGACGGTAACACGGTCGTCGTCATCGAGCACCACCAGGCGGTGATGGCGCACGCGGACTGGATCGTGGACCTCGGGCCCGGCGCCGGACACGACGGCGGCCGGGTGGTTTTCACGGGCACGCCCGCCGAACTGGTGGCCAAGGGGGAGACGCTGACGGCCCGGCATTTGCGGGAATACGTCGAGGGGTGAATTCCGGGGCCGATGGCCGGGGGCGGTGCGTGAACGGAACACGTAAAGCAACCAGTTGGACGCCACTGATGTCCCATCCGCGCCGTCCAACTGGTTGCGGTTGACCCGGTTTTCGGGCCATCGCAGAGTGGAGCGACCGGTCCCGGAATCGCGGGAATTCAGCCGGTTGTATTCCGGTTCCGATGCGCCGCAGCCGATTCCGATGCGCAACCGCATCCGCATCCTGACGCGCATCCGGTCCCGATGTGAAGGGCGCGGTTTTCCATCGCGTGCGTCGGCACGGCTTTCCCGGTCCTTCCGGAAGCCCGCGCATCGCCGATTCGAGGGGGTAAGGATGAACGGTCAGGTTCGTCCGGGTCCGGCATTTCCCGGCCCGGGAAAACTCCCCGCCCGTTTCCCCACCCCTCGCCGCGCCTTTCCCCGCCCGTACACCACGGGCCGAACCGACTCGGCGCCGGCCAACGGCCTCCCTCCGTCCGGGGCCGGCGCCGTCCACGAGGTGCGCGGCCACCTCGTATCCGCCGCCGTCGCCGCGCTCCGCCAGGGCGGCGGCCCGCAGCCGACGACGGAGAAAGGGGTACCGGGATGACGCAGCCGGACACCAGGACGAGCCGGCCGGACGCCCGTCCGGCCCACCCCGAGCAGACGCCCGCCCACCTCCGGCGGGACCGCTTCGATCCGGTACCCGAACTCCGGCGGCAGGTCCGGGAGGCACCGCTCGTGGTGGCCGACGTCGAGTTCGGGATCTTCGGCCGGGTGAAGTGGGTGGCCACCGGTGAGGCCGAGGTACGGGAGGTACTGGGCGACCAGAAACGTTTCAGCAACCGGCTGCCCGACGACGAGGGGGAGAAGTCCGGAACCCCCGCCGCACCCGGCAACCTCCTGCAGTGCGATCCGCCCGACCACACCCGCCTCCGCCGCATGGTGGCACCGGAGTTCACGGCGCGGCGGACCCGGCGGCTGGAGCCGCGCATCACCGCGATCGTCGAAGAGAGCCTGGACATCATGGAGCGCGTCGGGCCGCCGGCCGACTTCATGCGGAACTTCGCCTGGCCCGTGGCGGGGCTGATCACCTGCGAGCTGCTGGGCATTCCCCGCGACGACCGGGCGGAACTGGCCCGCTACCTCGACATCTCCCAGGACGAGTCCGCGCCCCCGGAACAGCAGGCGGCCGTCGGCAAGGCCTACTGGGCGTACATGACGCGGCTCGCCAAGCGGCAGCGCCGCAGCCCCGGCGACGGCCTCTTCGGCCACGTGGTGCGCGAACACGGCGCGGACATCAGCGACGACGAACTGGCCGGTGTCGGCGCGACCTTCGTGTCCGACGGCTTCCTCCAGGTCTCCAGCATGCTGGGGCTGGGCGCGCTGGCGCTGCTGGACCACCCCGGCCAGCTCCGGCTGCTGCGGGAGCGGCCGGAGCTGATCGACCGGGCCGTGGAGGAACTGCTGCGCTACGTCACCGTCATCCACACCGTCTCGCCCCGCACCGCCCTGGAGGACGTGACCATCGGGGACCAGGTGATCAAGGCGGGCGAGATGGTGGCGTGCTCGCTGTTCGCCGTCAACCGGGCGCAGGGCGGGCGCGAGGCGGACGCGTTCGACATCACCCGCGAGTGTGCCCCGCACATGGCCTTCGGCCACGGCATGCACCACTGCGTCGCCGCGCCGCTGGTCAAGCTGGAGATGCGCATCGCCTACCCGGCGCTGCTGCGCCGGTTCCCCGCGCTGCGGCCGGCGGTGGCGCCGGACGGGATCCGCTTCCGGTCCGCGCAGACGCGGCAGTTCAGCCTGGACGCGCTGCCCGTCGGCTGGTGAGGGCTCCGGCTGCGGAAGGTCCCGGCCGCTGACGATCGAGGAGACAACATGCCGCAGGACACCTCGCACCGGTTCGAACGGGCGCCCAGGGCCGCCTTCGGCCCCGACGCCTACACCCGCGAGCTGCACGGGAAAGCGCCGATCAGCAAGGTCGAGATAGGCCCGATACGCGACTCGGACGCCGGCCGCGCGTCGGTCTGGCTGGTCACCGGCTACCACGAGGTGCGCCAGGTCCTCGGCGACCACGTACGGTTCGGCAACGGCTTCGCCTCCGGCCCGGTGTACGGGACCCCGAGCCGCTTCCGGCCGCCGGAGGTCGTCGGGCACCTGATGGACTACGACCCGCCCGAGCACACCCGTCTGCGCCGGATGCTGACCCCGGCGTTCACGGTCCGGCGGATGCGGCAGCTGGAACCCCGTATCGAAGCGGTCGTGGCGCGGTGCCTGGACGGTGTGGCCAAGGCCGGGCAGCCCGCCGACCTCGTGGAACGGTTCGCCCGCCCGGTCTCGGGCGAGGCGCTGTGCGAACTGCTCGGGGTGCCGCGCGACGACCGTACGGACTTCGTCCGCCGCGTCCAGTGGCAGCTCGAACAGGACCGGCCGCGCAGGCAGCGGGCCGACGCCGGCGAGTCGTACCTGCGCTACCTGGGCGCCATGGTGCGCCGCCGGCGCAAGGACCCCGACGACAGCTTCATCGGAACGCTCGTACGCGAGCACGGCGACCACATCACCGACGAGGAGCTGCGCGGCGTCTGCGGCGTGATGATGCTCGCCGGGCTCGACAACGTGTCCGGCATGATCAGTCTGGGCATCCTCGTCCTGCTCCAGCACCCGGACCAGCTCGCCGCGCTGCGCGCCGGCCCCGCGTCCGCGGACCGTGTCGTGGAGGAACTGCTGCGCTACCTGTCGGTGGCCCACGCGCCGCAGCGGCGGATCGCCCTGGAGGACGTCACCGTGGCGGGCCAGGTGATCAAAAAGGGCGAGCAGGTCCTGTGCTCGCTCCAGATGGCCAACCGCGACCCGGCCTTCCTCCCGGATCCCGACCGCTTCGACGCCACCCGCGACCCCGCACCCCACGTCGCCTTCGGCCACGGCATCCACCACTGCATCGGCGCCGCGATGTCCAGGATGGAACTGCGCATCGCCTACCGCGCCCTGTGGAACCGCTTTCCCGGGCTGCGGCCGGCCGTCCCCGTGGAGGAGATCGCGTACCGGACCAACGCGGTGGCGGACGGGGTGGTGGAGCTGCCGGTGGAGTGGTGACGCGTGCTCCGCGCCCGCCGCTCGGCGTCCCGGCCGCCGGCCGGGTGACCCGCGTCTCACCTGCCCGGGGCCGCTTGCCTATGCAACTCGTTGCATAGCAGGATCGGGGTATGGCGCTCGAACACGCGATCCTCGTCTCCCTGCTGGAGAAGCCCGGCTCCGGCTATGAGCTGGCCCGGCGGTTCGAGCGGTCCATCGGCTACTTCTGGACCGCCACCCACCAGCAGATCTACCGCGTCCTCAAGCGCATGGAGAACGACGGCTGGGTGGATGTCCGCGAGGTCCCGCAGCAGGCGCGGCCGGACAAGAAGGAGTACTCCGTCGCCGCCCTCGGCCGCGACGCCCTGTCCCGGTGGCTGCACGAGCCGATCGAGCCCGAGAGCGTACGGCACGACCTCGCCGTGAAGATCCGCGGCGCGGCCTTCGACGACCCGGCCGCGCTGATCCGCGAGGTCGAACGGCACCACCGGGCGCACACCGACCGGCTCGCGCACTACCTCGCGGGGGAGCGGCGCGACTTCACCGGCCCCGAAGCACCCGCGGCGCCCGATGCCGGGCAGCAGCTCCAGCACGTCGTCCTGCGCGGCGGCATCGCGTACGAGCGGATGACGATCGCCTGGCTGGAGGACGTGCTCGCCACGCTCCACCGCCTGCGGAGCGAGGGGTGAGGGCCGGACCGTCCGCGCCGGCCGGCCGCACGTCCCGGCGCGCGCCCGGCGGTCCGTAGCGCACCCGCCCCCGCCCCCGTACACCCCAGCTTCCTCCCCGACCCTCACCCGACCCCGAAAGG encodes:
- a CDS encoding cytochrome P450; translation: MTQPDTRTSRPDARPAHPEQTPAHLRRDRFDPVPELRRQVREAPLVVADVEFGIFGRVKWVATGEAEVREVLGDQKRFSNRLPDDEGEKSGTPAAPGNLLQCDPPDHTRLRRMVAPEFTARRTRRLEPRITAIVEESLDIMERVGPPADFMRNFAWPVAGLITCELLGIPRDDRAELARYLDISQDESAPPEQQAAVGKAYWAYMTRLAKRQRRSPGDGLFGHVVREHGADISDDELAGVGATFVSDGFLQVSSMLGLGALALLDHPGQLRLLRERPELIDRAVEELLRYVTVIHTVSPRTALEDVTIGDQVIKAGEMVACSLFAVNRAQGGREADAFDITRECAPHMAFGHGMHHCVAAPLVKLEMRIAYPALLRRFPALRPAVAPDGIRFRSAQTRQFSLDALPVGW
- a CDS encoding PadR family transcriptional regulator — translated: MALEHAILVSLLEKPGSGYELARRFERSIGYFWTATHQQIYRVLKRMENDGWVDVREVPQQARPDKKEYSVAALGRDALSRWLHEPIEPESVRHDLAVKIRGAAFDDPAALIREVERHHRAHTDRLAHYLAGERRDFTGPEAPAAPDAGQQLQHVVLRGGIAYERMTIAWLEDVLATLHRLRSEG
- a CDS encoding ATP-binding cassette domain-containing protein, with translation MPADPSGFQPSAADLHHVIEVRGARENNLADVSLDLPKRRLTVFTGVSGSGKSSLVFGTIAAEAQRLINETYTAFVQSFMPSMGRPDVDALRNLSAAIIVDQERMGANSRSTVGTATDAYTMLRIVFSRLATPHIGTSSAFSFNSAEGMCPACEGLGQVSEIDVDQLVDRERSLEQGAITVPNFAVGSWYWQVMAGSGFFPVDKKLKDFTEREWQDFLHKPATKVKEGTLNTTYEGLVTKVRRLFLGKDRDALQPHIRAFVDRAVAFTGCRACDGTRLSAAARSATIDGVSIAQCSAMQISDLAAFLRSVEDPSVAPLLATLRHLLDSLVEIGLGYLSLDRPAGTLSGGEAQRVKMVRHLGSSLSDVTYVFDEPTTGLHPHDVQRMNDLLLRLRDKGNTVLVVEHKPEVISIADHVVDLGPGAGTDGGRICYSGDVAGLRASGTLTGRYLGHRARLRERVRTPRGALAIEGADLHNLRDVRVDIPLGVLTVVTGVAGSGKSSLIHGYVAGREGVAVADQSPIRGSRRSNPATYTGLLGPIRTAFAKANGVKAALFSANSEGACPHCHGIGLVYTDLAMMAGVASVCEECQGKRFTPKVLTYQLRGKDISEVLAMSVAQAYDFFPTGQAHAVLGRLNDVGLGYLRLGQPLNTLSGGERQRLKLATHMNEKATTYVLDEPTTGLHMADVDQLLALLDRLVDDGNTVVVIEHHQAVMAHADWIVDLGPGAGHDGGRVVFTGTPAELVAKGETLTARHLREYVEG
- a CDS encoding cytochrome P450 → MPQDTSHRFERAPRAAFGPDAYTRELHGKAPISKVEIGPIRDSDAGRASVWLVTGYHEVRQVLGDHVRFGNGFASGPVYGTPSRFRPPEVVGHLMDYDPPEHTRLRRMLTPAFTVRRMRQLEPRIEAVVARCLDGVAKAGQPADLVERFARPVSGEALCELLGVPRDDRTDFVRRVQWQLEQDRPRRQRADAGESYLRYLGAMVRRRRKDPDDSFIGTLVREHGDHITDEELRGVCGVMMLAGLDNVSGMISLGILVLLQHPDQLAALRAGPASADRVVEELLRYLSVAHAPQRRIALEDVTVAGQVIKKGEQVLCSLQMANRDPAFLPDPDRFDATRDPAPHVAFGHGIHHCIGAAMSRMELRIAYRALWNRFPGLRPAVPVEEIAYRTNAVADGVVELPVEW